One Fuerstiella marisgermanici DNA window includes the following coding sequences:
- a CDS encoding DUF2806 domain-containing protein, producing the protein MSDALKKASDAASRTWNVIKSIGPFLIAQSESASEAYARQKARLANIDTAQEMMRVEAESCAKVRETLLAKLSDASPVERIQIQRDLEFVAQTVRQIGITSLALEYQAPEPEAADPVPEIEGHWIDRFNDLARKRNEEWRGDLLARALATESSKPGTVSPRALWLLGTLEKPVFDAFASILDLCTDIGGGLMIPKANDKLFKKPIPECPVGGSDTRIGNLTFQLSDIGVLSNSLMAERQIPQGSRFLARYGSSAFMVNCVGETLSVSGTIPTALGDAVASFYEPRFNPLGLELFTAWIEKLQANDKYNVVPA; encoded by the coding sequence ATGTCCGACGCATTGAAAAAAGCATCCGACGCTGCCTCACGCACATGGAACGTGATCAAGAGCATCGGTCCGTTCTTGATCGCGCAGTCCGAATCTGCATCAGAAGCGTACGCGCGTCAGAAGGCCCGTCTTGCCAACATCGACACCGCACAAGAAATGATGCGGGTCGAAGCAGAATCCTGCGCTAAAGTCCGCGAGACCCTTTTGGCGAAGCTTTCAGACGCTTCGCCCGTTGAACGAATTCAGATTCAACGTGATCTAGAATTCGTAGCACAAACGGTCCGGCAGATTGGGATCACATCGCTTGCACTTGAATATCAAGCACCCGAACCGGAAGCGGCCGACCCTGTTCCTGAAATCGAAGGGCATTGGATTGATCGATTCAATGATCTCGCACGGAAGAGAAATGAGGAATGGCGCGGCGATTTGCTCGCGCGGGCCTTGGCCACGGAATCTTCAAAACCCGGTACGGTATCGCCGCGGGCGCTTTGGTTGCTTGGCACTCTCGAAAAACCAGTGTTCGATGCCTTCGCTAGCATTCTCGACCTATGCACAGATATCGGCGGCGGGCTCATGATCCCAAAGGCAAACGATAAGCTCTTCAAAAAGCCGATACCAGAGTGCCCAGTCGGTGGCAGTGACACTAGGATCGGAAATCTAACTTTCCAGCTCAGCGATATCGGCGTACTTTCAAATTCGCTAATGGCTGAGCGGCAAATACCGCAAGGATCGCGATTCCTTGCTCGTTACGGCTCATCTGCATTCATGGTTAATTGTGTCGGGGAAACACTTTCCGTCTCCGGCACTATCCCGACAGCACTTGGTGATGCAGTCGCATCGTTTTACGAACCCCGATTCAATCCACTGGGGCTCGAATTGTTCACGGCTTGGATTGAAAAACTGCAGGCCAACGACAAATACAACGTCGTGCCGGCGTAA